The following proteins are encoded in a genomic region of Drosophila miranda strain MSH22 chromosome 4, D.miranda_PacBio2.1, whole genome shotgun sequence:
- the LOC108163596 gene encoding angiotensin-converting enzyme-like isoform X2 — MRVFIVALLATLALAQALVKEEIQAKEYFENLNKELAKRTNVQTEAAWAYASNINDENEKKMNEISAELAKFKKEVLSDNQKFQWHNYQSEDIKRQFKRLSKMGNAALSEVEYADFLETKSAMESNFAKVNVCNYKENAKCDLELEPEIEEIIGKSRDHEELKYYWREFYDKAGTAVRSNFERYVELNTKAAKLNNFTSGAELWLDEYEDDTFEQQLDNIFAEIRPLYEQIHGYVRYRLRKYYGHEVVSENGPIPMHLLGNMWAQHWSGIADIVSPFPEKRLVDVTEEMEKQGYTPLKMFQMADDFFTSMNLTKLPKDFWDKSIIEKPTDGRDLICHASAWNFYIKDDVRIKQCTRVTQEQLFTVHHEVGHIQYALQYQHLPFVYLAGANPGFHEAVGDVLSLSVSTPKHLERIGLLSNYVRDDEARIKQLFFTALEKIVFLPFAFTMDKYRWALFRGEVEKANWNCEFWKLREQYSGIEPPVVRSEKDFDPPAKYHISADIEYLVAIIIQFQFYKSACIKAGQYDAKNAELPLDNCDIYGSTAAGEAFHNMLSLGASKPWPDALEAFNGERIMSGKAIAEYFEPLRVWLEAENIKNSVHIGWTASDKCVAF; from the exons ATGAGAGTGTTCATCGTAGCCCTGCTGGCTACGTTGGCG CTCGCGCAAGCCCTGgtgaaggaggagattcaggccAAGGAGTATTTCGAGAATCTGAACAAGGAGCTGGCGAAGCGCACCAACGTGCAAACAGAGGCTGCCTGGGCTTATGCCTCCAACATCAACGATGAGAACGAAAAGAAAATGAACGAGATCTCTGCTGAGTTGGCGAAATTCAAGAAGGAGGTGTTGAGCGATAATCAGAAATTTCAGTGGCATAATTATCAATCGGAGGATATCAAGAGACAGTTCAAGAGACTGTCCAAAATGGGAAATGCCGCCCTATCCGAGGTGGAATATGCAGATTTCTTGGAAACCAAATCCGCCATGGAGTCGAACTTTGCCAAAGTGAATGTCTGCAACTACAAGGAAAATGCGAAATGTGATTTGGAACTTGAGCCAGAAATAGAGGAGATTATTGGCAAGAGCCGGGACCATGAGGAGCTCAAGTACTACTGGCGCGAGTTCTACGACAAGGCAGGCACGGCCGTGCGCTCCAATTTCGAGCGCTATGTGGAGCTGAACACCAAGGCTGCCAAACTTAACA ACTTCACCTCTGGCGCTGAGCTCTGGCTGGATGAGTACGAGGACGACACCTTTGAACAGCAGTTGGATAACATCTTCGCCGAAATCCGCCCGCTCTACGAACAGATCCATGGCTATGTGCGCTACCGCCTGAGGAAGTATTACGGCCACGAGGTGGTCTCTGAGAACGGACCCATTCCCATGCATCTTCTTGGCAACATGTGGGCGCAGCATTGGTCTGGGATCGCGGACATTGTTTCTCCCTTCCCCGAGAAGCGACTGGTCGATGTTACCGAAGAAATGGAGAAACAAGGATACACCCCCCTCAAGATGTTCCAAATGGCCGATGACTTTTTCACCTCGATGAACCTCACCAAATTGCCGAA GGATTTCTGGGACAAGTCTATCATCGAGAAGCCCACGGATGGTCGTGACTTGATATGCCATGCCAGTGCCTGGAATTTTTACATCAAGGACGATGTGCGCATCAAGCAGTGCACCCGCGTCACACAGGAACAGCTGTTCACAGTCCACCACGAGGTGGGTCATATTCAGTATGCCCTGCAGTATCAGCACTTGCCCTTCGTGTATCTGGCCGGGGCTAATCCTGGCTTCCATGAAGCCGTTGGGGATGTGCTCTCCCTGTCCGTTTCCACGCCCAAGCATCTGGAGAGGATCGGCCTGCTGTCGAACTATGTTCGTGATGACGAGGCCCGCATCAAACAGCTCTTCTTCACGGCTCTGGAGAAGATCGTGTTCCTGCCGTTTGCTTTCACAATGGACAAGTACCGATGGGCGCTGTTCCGCGGGGAAGTCGAGAAGGCAAACTGGAACTGTGAGTTCTGGAAGCTGCGTGAGCAGTACTCCGGCATCGAGCCTCCGGTTGTGCGTAGCGAGAAAGACTTCGACCCCCCTGCCAAATATCACATCTCTGCGGATATCGA GTACCTGGTCGCCATCATCATCCAGTTCCAGTTCTACAAGTCCGCCTGCATTAAGGCTGGTCAATACGATGCCAAAAATGCGGAGCTTCCCCTGGACAACTGTGATATCTACGGCAGTACAGCAGCAGGCGAAGCCTTCCA TAACATGCTCTCTCTGGGTGCCTCCAAGCCCTGGCCTGATGCACTGGAGGCCTTCAACGGGGAGCGCATCATGAGTGGCAAGGCCATTGCCGAATACTTCGAACCCCTTCGCGTCTGGCTGGAGGCGGAGAACATCAAGAACAGTGTTCACATCGGCTGGACCGCTTCAGATA AATGTGTGGCCTTTTAA
- the LOC108161508 gene encoding angiotensin-converting enzyme — translation MGRLLVVLIFVGFVLPSSSTDSTLTTFLVEANQQLAGIYDQVVLAQLQNELRGSNDVVALLEMEIADEKLLNYLKSLMPHLAKFKRLKLGDASQKRQLERIPRLGYDALDGMELTQVYALASNMSDSYRNVLLCAYKQPGNCTLRLIPEVQAIVQESRDLDEIEYYWFEWRKQTGLATRDQFVAFMELYKKTAQLNGYPRAQDYWFRSLEMGGAQTMSLLDRLMAGLRPLFLQFHAHVRGSLRKMHGERLVPRGRPYPQHLAEVFIGNAFRRVRAEWYVDLPSPLAGLANITQDLHRRGLSTTQRVFWNVAEYFRGLGLPLLESSLWTNAQVVAADDDDRCWHKVWRYYTLPITNFSYCPLNDEERFLNMFEAQSDLYYNRAASGQPTLLRDEPFPSFGDAIGKCFSLAATSPRYLQKLGLLQEGKWLELPARLNRLYVHGLRVVFLLPVFYVLDRYRVEVLSGHIRADDNEAYWRLTEHYTGAAAPRKRSNEQFDVPAKLLMEVDDQYASNILSTVLQFQLLKHYCTTTLQFRKDNPRKALDLCDLSDQRQIGASLQRAMALGSSVPYSDVLQELVGEPEINIDGLLAYFKPLHDWLVQQNQLQNLDVGWA, via the exons ATGGGGAGGTTGTTGGTGGTTTTG ATTTTTGTAGGCTTTGTCCTGCCTAGTTCCTCGACTGACTCTACTTTGACTACCTTCCTTGTCGAGGCCAACCAACAACTGGCCGGGATCTATGATCAGGTGGTATTGGCCCAGTTGCAGAATGAGTTGCGTGGATCCAACGATGTTGTAGCTCTCCTCGAGATGGAAATAGCGGACGAAAAGCTGCTGAACTACCTAAAATCTCTGATGCCTCATCTGGCAAAGTTCAAGCGTTTGAAGTTGGGGGATGCCAGCCAGAAGAGGCAGCTGGAGAGGATTCCGAGGCTGGGGTACGATGCCTTGGATGGCATGGAGCTCACTCAAGTATATGCGCTCGCCTCCAACATGAGCGACAGCTACCGCAACGTCCTACTTTGCGCTTATAAGCAGCCAGGGAATTGCACTTTGCGGCTAATACCAGAGGTTCAGGCAATAGTCCAGGAGAGCCGTGACCTGGATGAGATCGAGTACTACTGGTTTGAGTGGCGAAAGCAGACTGGACTGGCCACTCGGGATCAGTTTGTGGCCTTCATGGAGTTGTATAAGAAGACCGCCCAACTCAATGGATATCCGCGGGCCCAGGATTATTGGTTCCGATCGCTGGAGATGGGCGGAGCGCAGACCATGTCATTGCTGGATCGGCTGATGGCTGGACTGAGGCCGTTGTTCCTTCAGTTCCACGCTCATGTTAGGGGTTCCTTGAGAAAGATGCACGGAGAACGGTTGGTGCCCCGGGGCAGACCGTATCCACAGCATCTGGCCGAGGTCTTCATAGGAAACGCCTTTAGACGGGTTCGTGCCGAGTGGTATGTGGACTTACCATCGCCCCTGGCGGGGCTGGCAAATATCACCCAAGACCTCCATCGTCGCGGGTTGAGCACTACGCAGAGAGTGTTCTGGAATGTGGCCGAGTACTTTAGGGGACTTGGTCTGCCATTGCTGGAAAG CTCCCTTTGGACAAATGCTCAGGTCGTGGCTGCAGATGATGACGACCGCTGCTGGCATAAGGTCTGGCGGTATTACACCCTTCCCATAACCAACTTCAGCTACTGTCCCCTCAATGACGAGGAGCGTTTCCTCAATATGTTTGAGGCCCAGAGTGATCTTTATTACAACCGAGCTGCCTCCGGCCAGCCAACCCTGTTGCGCGATGAACCCTTTCCCAGCTTCGGCGATGCCATTGGCAAGTGCTTCTCCCTGGCGGCCACCTCTCCACGCTACCTTCAGAAGTTGGGCTTGCTGCAGGAGGGAAAGTGGCTCGAGTTGCCCGCTCGACTGAACCGTTTGTATGTGCACGGTCTGCGCGTGGTCTTCCTGCTGCCCGTCTTCTATGTCCTCGATCGCTATCGTGTGGAGGTCCTAAGTGGACACATCCGAGCGGACGACAACGAAGCATATTGGCGACTGACTGAACATTACACGGGAGCGGCAGCCCCTCGGAAACGCAGTAACGAACAGTTTGACGTCCCAGCCAAGTTGCTTATGGAGGTGGATGACCAGTATGCCAG CAACATCCTGAGCACCGTTCTACAGTTTCAGCTGCTCAAGCATTACTGCACAACGACGCTTCAGTTCAGAAAGGATAACCCTAGGAAAGCTTTGGATCTCTGCGATCTTTCCGACCAGCGTCAGATCGGTGCCAGTCTACAGCGTGCCATGGCATTAGGCTCATCCGTGCCCTACAGCGACGTCCTGCAGGAGCTGGTGGGTGAGCCGGAGATCAATATTGATGGGTTGTTGGCCTACTTCAAGCCCCTACACGATTGGTTGGTGCAGCAGAATCAGCTACAAAATCTGGATGTGGGCTGGGCATAG
- the LOC108163596 gene encoding angiotensin-converting enzyme-like isoform X1 — protein MRVFIVALLATLALAQALVKEEIQAKEYFENLNKELAKRTNVQTEAAWAYASNINDENEKKMNEISAELAKFKKEVLSDNQKFQWHNYQSEDIKRQFKRLSKMGNAALSEVEYADFLETKSAMESNFAKVNVCNYKENAKCDLELEPEIEEIIGKSRDHEELKYYWREFYDKAGTAVRSNFERYVELNTKAAKLNNFTSGAELWLDEYEDDTFEQQLDNIFAEIRPLYEQIHGYVRYRLRKYYGHEVVSENGPIPMHLLGNMWAQHWSGIADIVSPFPEKRLVDVTEEMEKQGYTPLKMFQMADDFFTSMNLTKLPKDFWDKSIIEKPTDGRDLICHASAWNFYIKDDVRIKQCTRVTQEQLFTVHHEVGHIQYALQYQHLPFVYLAGANPGFHEAVGDVLSLSVSTPKHLERIGLLSNYVRDDEARIKQLFFTALEKIVFLPFAFTMDKYRWALFRGEVEKANWNCEFWKLREQYSGIEPPVVRSEKDFDPPAKYHISADIEYLRYLVAIIIQFQFYKSACIKAGQYDAKNAELPLDNCDIYGSTAAGEAFHNMLSLGASKPWPDALEAFNGERIMSGKAIAEYFEPLRVWLEAENIKNSVHIGWTASDKCVAF, from the exons ATGAGAGTGTTCATCGTAGCCCTGCTGGCTACGTTGGCG CTCGCGCAAGCCCTGgtgaaggaggagattcaggccAAGGAGTATTTCGAGAATCTGAACAAGGAGCTGGCGAAGCGCACCAACGTGCAAACAGAGGCTGCCTGGGCTTATGCCTCCAACATCAACGATGAGAACGAAAAGAAAATGAACGAGATCTCTGCTGAGTTGGCGAAATTCAAGAAGGAGGTGTTGAGCGATAATCAGAAATTTCAGTGGCATAATTATCAATCGGAGGATATCAAGAGACAGTTCAAGAGACTGTCCAAAATGGGAAATGCCGCCCTATCCGAGGTGGAATATGCAGATTTCTTGGAAACCAAATCCGCCATGGAGTCGAACTTTGCCAAAGTGAATGTCTGCAACTACAAGGAAAATGCGAAATGTGATTTGGAACTTGAGCCAGAAATAGAGGAGATTATTGGCAAGAGCCGGGACCATGAGGAGCTCAAGTACTACTGGCGCGAGTTCTACGACAAGGCAGGCACGGCCGTGCGCTCCAATTTCGAGCGCTATGTGGAGCTGAACACCAAGGCTGCCAAACTTAACA ACTTCACCTCTGGCGCTGAGCTCTGGCTGGATGAGTACGAGGACGACACCTTTGAACAGCAGTTGGATAACATCTTCGCCGAAATCCGCCCGCTCTACGAACAGATCCATGGCTATGTGCGCTACCGCCTGAGGAAGTATTACGGCCACGAGGTGGTCTCTGAGAACGGACCCATTCCCATGCATCTTCTTGGCAACATGTGGGCGCAGCATTGGTCTGGGATCGCGGACATTGTTTCTCCCTTCCCCGAGAAGCGACTGGTCGATGTTACCGAAGAAATGGAGAAACAAGGATACACCCCCCTCAAGATGTTCCAAATGGCCGATGACTTTTTCACCTCGATGAACCTCACCAAATTGCCGAA GGATTTCTGGGACAAGTCTATCATCGAGAAGCCCACGGATGGTCGTGACTTGATATGCCATGCCAGTGCCTGGAATTTTTACATCAAGGACGATGTGCGCATCAAGCAGTGCACCCGCGTCACACAGGAACAGCTGTTCACAGTCCACCACGAGGTGGGTCATATTCAGTATGCCCTGCAGTATCAGCACTTGCCCTTCGTGTATCTGGCCGGGGCTAATCCTGGCTTCCATGAAGCCGTTGGGGATGTGCTCTCCCTGTCCGTTTCCACGCCCAAGCATCTGGAGAGGATCGGCCTGCTGTCGAACTATGTTCGTGATGACGAGGCCCGCATCAAACAGCTCTTCTTCACGGCTCTGGAGAAGATCGTGTTCCTGCCGTTTGCTTTCACAATGGACAAGTACCGATGGGCGCTGTTCCGCGGGGAAGTCGAGAAGGCAAACTGGAACTGTGAGTTCTGGAAGCTGCGTGAGCAGTACTCCGGCATCGAGCCTCCGGTTGTGCGTAGCGAGAAAGACTTCGACCCCCCTGCCAAATATCACATCTCTGCGGATATCGAGTATTTGAG GTACCTGGTCGCCATCATCATCCAGTTCCAGTTCTACAAGTCCGCCTGCATTAAGGCTGGTCAATACGATGCCAAAAATGCGGAGCTTCCCCTGGACAACTGTGATATCTACGGCAGTACAGCAGCAGGCGAAGCCTTCCA TAACATGCTCTCTCTGGGTGCCTCCAAGCCCTGGCCTGATGCACTGGAGGCCTTCAACGGGGAGCGCATCATGAGTGGCAAGGCCATTGCCGAATACTTCGAACCCCTTCGCGTCTGGCTGGAGGCGGAGAACATCAAGAACAGTGTTCACATCGGCTGGACCGCTTCAGATA AATGTGTGGCCTTTTAA
- the LOC108163597 gene encoding angiotensin-converting enzyme-like, protein MTEFLVALLATLTLAQALVKEEIQAKEYFENLNKELAKRTNVQTEAAWAYASNINDENEKRKIEISAELAKFRKEMSSDLQKFRWRSYQSEDIKRQFKALTELGYGALPEAEFADFLETVSAMASNFAKVKVCDYKDKSKCDLALEPEIEEIISKSRDHEELKYYWRQFYDKAGTAVRSNFERYVELVNKAAKLNNFTSGAELWLDEYEDDTFEQQLDNIFAEIRPLYEQIHGYVRYRLRKYYGHEVVSENGPIPMHLLGNMWAQQWSEIADIVSPFPKKPLVDVTEEMEKQGYTPFKMFQMADDFFTSMNLTKLPKDFWDKSIIEKPTDGRDLICHASAWNFYIKDDVRIKQCTRVTQEQLFTVHHEVGHIQYALQYQHLPFVYLAGANPGFHEAVGDVLSLSVSTPKHLERIGLLSNYVRDDEARIKQLFFTALEKIVFLPFAFTMDKYRWALFRGEVEKANWNCEFWKLREQYSGIEPPVERSEKDFDPPAKYHMSADTDYVRYLVSFIIQFQFYKSACIKAGQYDANNAELPLDNCDIYGSAAAGEAFHNMLSLGASKPWPDALEAFNGERIMSGKAIAEYFEPLRVWLEAENIKNSVHIGWTASDKCVAS, encoded by the exons ATGACAGAATTCCTCGTAGCCCTGCTGGCTACGTTGACG CTCGCGCAAGCCCTGgtgaaggaggagattcaggccAAGGAGTATTTCGAGAATCTGAACAAGGAGCTGGCCAAGCGCACCAACGTGCAAACAGAGGCTGCCTGGGCTTATGCCTCCAACATCAACGATGAGAACgaaaagagaaaaatagagatATCTGCCGAGTTGGCAAAATTCAGGAAGGAGATGTCGAGCGATTTACAGAAGTTCCGGTGGCGCAGTTACCAGTCGGAGGATATCAAGAGACAGTTCAAGGCCCTGACCGAGCTCGGATATGGCGCCTTGCCCGAGGCTGAATTTGCCGATTTCCTGGAAACTGTATCCGCCATGGCGTCGAACTTTGCCAAAGTAAAGGTCTGCGACTACAAGGACAAGTCGAAATGTGATCTAGCCCTGGAGCCAGAGATAGAAGAGATCATCAGCAAGAGCCGGGACCACGAGGAGCTCAAGTACTACTGGCGCCAGTTCTACGACAAGGCAGGCACGGCCGTGCGTTCCAATTTCGAGCGCTATGTGGAGCTGGTCAATAAGGCTGCCAAACTGAATA ACTTCACCTCTGGCGCTGAGCTCTGGCTGGATGAGTACGAGGACGACACCTTCGAACAGCAGTTGGATAACATCTTCGCCGAAATCCGCCCGCTCTACGAACAGATCCATGGCTATGTGCGCTACCGCCTGAGGAAGTATTACGGCCACGAGGTGGTCTCTGAGAACGGACCCATTCCCATGCATCTTCTTGGCAACATGTGGGCGCAACAATGGTCTGAGATCGCGGACATTGTTTCTCCCTTCCCCAAGAAGCCACTGGTCGATGTTACCGAAGAAATGGAGAAACAAGGATACACCCCCTTCAAGATGTTCCAAATGGCCGATGACTTTTTCACCTCGATGAACCTGACCAAATTGCCGAA GGATTTCTGGGACAAGTCTATCATCGAGAAGCCCACGGATGGTCGCGACTTGATATGCCATGCCAGTGCCTGGAATTTTTACATCAAGGACGATGTGCGCATCAAGCAGTGCACCCGCGTCACCCAGGAACAGCTGTTCACAGTCCACCACGAGGTGGGTCATATTCAGTATGCCCTGCAGTATCAGCACTTGCCCTTCGTGTATCTGGCCGGGGCTAATCCTGGCTTCCATGAAGCCGTTGGGGATGTGCTCTCCCTGTCCGTGTCCACGCCCAAGCATCTGGAGAGGATCGGCCTGTTGTCGAACTATGTTCGCGATGACGAGGCCCGCATCAAACAGCTCTTCTTCACGGCTCTGGAGAAGATCGTGTTCCTGCCGTTTGCTTTCACAATGGACAAGTACCGATGGGCGCTGTTCCGCGGGGAAGTCGAGAAGGCAAACTGGAACTGTGAGTTCTGGAAGCTGCGTGAGCAGTATTCCGGCATCGAGCCTCCGGTTGAGCGCAGCGAGAAGGACTTCGACCCCCCTGCCAAATATCACATGTCTGCCGATACCGACTATGTGAG GTACCTGGTCTCCTTCATCATCCAGTTCCAGTTCTACAAGTCCGCCTGCATTAAGGCTGGTCAATACGATGCCAACAATGCGGAGCTTCCCCTAGACAACTGTGATATCTACGGCAGTGCAGCAGCAGGCGAAGCCTTCCA TAACATGCTCTCTCTGGGTGCCTCCAAGCCCTGGCCCGATGCACTGGAGGCCTTCAACGGGGAGCGCATCATGAGTGGCAAGGCCATTGCCGAATACTTCGAACCCCTTCGCGTCTGGCTGGAGGCGGAGAACATCAAGAACAGTGTTCACATCGGCTGGACCGCTTCAGATA AGTGTGTGGCCTCTTAA